The Bombus pascuorum chromosome 13, iyBomPasc1.1, whole genome shotgun sequence nucleotide sequence ATTCTCGATCCATCATTCGATCAGCCGATTATAGGAAAATTTACGTAGTTACCCGTTAGGTGAAGCGTTTTAGTAAATAGTTATCTCTGGTGCAAATTACGTACTCTAATTAATGCacgatggaaaaatattagaaagtgGAGAAATTTGGAGAAGGGGAGCTATCCAGTAGGAAACTGAAAGATTCCCATAGGAAATGAAAGGAGCTACGTTTAATGTACAATGGATCGTAAAAGTATTCGTACGCTTATCGTAGAAAACTTTTACGTGTTTATTGTGCATATTATGTGGagcgttttgaaattttattagcactATGAGACACGactgttatatatatatattggcAAAATTTGAGCTCAATATAAAGGTATATATAGATGTTGTAAGATATTTGTTTACTGAAaacttataattaataaaatattaatatactgTATGAATAGTTTCCTTAGAAACGTATAGTGAGCGTTAAAGATGATCACACTGAATATTGTTGATGATTGCCtacttaaatacttttatgatataaataattatgttagTTAGGTATCATTACAGTGgcaatgaaatttgaaaatgtctCATATAATCGAACACATAATATGTTCATAAAATTAGTTGACAAGTGTAAGTGTAATTTCGCCAGCTAATATACATAGCAATATTCTGAATTTCTTGATAAAATCTATACCATTACTCGTCCAAAATTTAAACCACTTCGTGCCAATTTTTGTTTCGCAAAAACTTAATGGATCAAGCTACAGTTATTAGAATCATATAATCTTATCTGACATTACGAGCCTGTTgctaaaaaaatacataatcaCCCGCGGGGTTTGCCATAATTGCGACAGCCGTGTAAAGAATTGAGTATTAACCAGGAGTAGTTGATAGGGACGTCCTCGTAAAATCCACAAAACGTTAATACGATGTTGGCGAAGGCGATGCCTACCTGTTCaattttacacatttaaatTACTCCCACTTGAGATTATACTTCgtgttgtttatttttcttacgatAATTGCGCAGTTTAATCTAAAGGCATCAGATCTTCTTCAGTCGTTGCTccttaatttacattttactcGTGACATTTTCCTACGGTGTGTACCCgtagtttcattaaaattatcgtGCTCGTTTTAGCgtgaataaattaacaaaatacaaGTTGAAGCGTCGTCGCGCAAAATGATTTCTTTTCGTTGCCTGGAAATCTCGTTGTTTCTGAAATCATTGAAAAACTGTATGACAAATGTCATCGACAATTCTATATTGCTGTTCCTGTCtagtttatcttttatttcaggCAGAGAACAGAAACACAAAGTGATTTGCTGAAGCGATTCGCACACTCTGGCAGCGGGAGCATAGTGATATCGACAAAGGGTCAAAGAAAAATTGGTAGAGCGACATAGTTCCCTTCTCTTTGTACAATTACGGGAAAcgttgtaaaaaacaaaaaggtaAAACAAACATACAATACAAGAGGAATTACTTGTTCGATTGATGATGGCatacatatatcgttttatttgatagtgtaaatatatattattttttcaaagagAGCGAAATAGGCGAGAAAAAACCCCAACATATGGAAAAAATACCAAATATATtccaatattatttacaagttacaatttaagttataaaacgttaaacaTTCTTTTAACTACATTTGGTTTTAGGGATCGATGAAAAGGTTAATTCATCGGTCAGTATATACAACACTTATGTTACACGAAGACTCGCTCCTCGACAAAATATTACTCACATTCACAAGTACATGTttgatttctaatttcaattaaacattgccttttcatttttcacaaaACTAGTCGTCCGCTTTCAGGTCTGGTAAATAAGATACATCCACGAATATTCAGTTGTAAATTCGCGTCACGGTCAAAGAAATATAGTGCGGAGAAAGATGACACAAGGTACGGAGCCGCCGACGCGGGAagcaaaaaggaaatattagtGTCGTAATCGAGGGCGTTTTACGTCGGCCAACAAATCTCATTACTTGTTACGTTGCTCGCCATTGTTGTAGCCCAACTTGAAGAAATCTTTCAGCACCACGTTGAATGTTACGGTAACAATACCCTCCACTCTCATGCGCGTGACTGCAATTATAAAGAAAGTTATTACTCGGGGTCGCCCGTGATGCGTCGGCTTGCGAAACATCAAGTGCACGTAGCTTTCCAGCACAGTTTATGGCGTCTCAGAGTCGCGGGATTCTCGTGGCGACTGTTTAATTTGAACCACTTTATTCCAGGTCATTCTTAAGAGACGCGAAAATCATAAAATGCCTGTGCAACTGGAAATCGTACGCGGTCGTGCCTGCATCCACGAGCATGTAGTTAGAAGGTAGATCCATATTTCtatcatatttttgaaaaaaaagaaaagaaaaaaaaaagaaaactgtaAATCTCCAATCGTGAAAATGGCACGTTTCTAGTTACTATGAATGCGTCATGCGATTGACGTAACGAGTGATATAATTCTCGGAGTTGAACGTCGAGTTCTCGAAAGTGAAATAAAGCATagaaaaagtttaaaaatagaaagcaaagtataattaaaaataattggcTAACACGGTAACGAAACTTTTACCAAGATACACGTACGTATCTCGAACCAGAGATTGTGGAAAGGTAATATTCTTAAATTCGCCGAAAATGCTAcacttgaaatatataaataatttcaaatatttccaaaattccTGCGATCACCGATAAAAGTTTCGTACCGCAAACTTGCCTCTACCGTCTACATATTTAAAAGCACAGGAAACAACAAGCATTTTCATCGATAGAAAGCTGGAAAAGGTAGCTATCGTCGGCAGTTTGCGAGAGTAaacggaaaaaaaaaataagaggTCAGCTACGTCGCGATAGCAAACTGATATCAGTAAGATTAGACATATCGATTAACTCTCATCGGAGGATTCGCGAGATTCTTAATTCCTTTCTATCGACCGATACGAGAATGACGTAAGTTGACACTATCGACGTAACGACTGTCCTTAATACGCGAAGTCTCGGCTGAGCTCGACTAATTTAACGTCAGGAAGAATCGTCATCGAGCGACGTGATATGCTTCAAAATATTGCCTTACGTTCCCTTCCATCACCAGTAGCCAATATCGCCGGATCAATTAGTTCTGGCCTTCTTCCGGTTAACCAGGCTGCAAATCGTTGCAACGCCGAGGAGGACTCCGGCACGTACACGGATATTCTGCATAATTTCACAGACGTTACAACAAACGTCGTTAACAAACGATTGCGTGTGACTAATTAAATCACGTTTGATGTTGAGCAAATTGCTCGTAATCGTTACTACGTTACGGGCTAATGAATTCTCGGGGTAATTATACACAGCCTAGTAAATAATTGGGGGAATTTGAGGGATTCGGTCAGGCAAGAAATTAGATTATGAATCACTGTGATGTTTTATTGTCTTTCTAGGATGTGGGTAAAAGGAGGCTGGATTTTAAGGTACGAAATGTTTCATTTGTCATGCGTAAACTGCGATGAGAAATTGACTTTTGTGTTTTTTAGGAGTGTAATTGTGTACTGTGACTGTATAATGTAACAAAATAACTTACAATCGTGCTGTAAACTTTACATTTTAGAATCGCGCGAAAATAAGTACGTCGCACATCTGGAGTTGTTGAATAGCGCtagaaagtaatttaaatgCAGCACAATTTTCGCAATAACAGATTAATCTAACACGGGGCATTATATTTAGGCattaaatctgaaaaatatgcACTAAAGTACCAAAAATATTGATCGTCGTATTAGttgattttacaataaaattccaaTCATAGGAAGAGACCCTAataaaattaccatttttagCCATCGAGTAACGTCAGAAATAACAAGATTAAATACAGatctatttatctatatagGGTTTTCTCTTTGCGATCTTCATTTATCTTTTGGTTCGAAATATCCTAATTTGGTGTATTGTAGTATGGTGATAGACAAGATTGTAATTACACGACGTTACATCGcattgtgaaatattaaagaattttctGGTCATAATCTGATATAATACCTCTTCTCGTGTTGACCTGTTTTCAGCGGTAAATGACACACTCCATATCCTCTGATGACGTCGTGGCCGAAGATGTCCAAGCCATAAACAGACATTATTAACTGAGGCCCTAAGACACCATTTTACAGAGGGTTGGTTATATTTCAcgtgtttaataatatttcctaGTTATTTTAGGAATTCTCAATATTATGAAATCTTTTGATCCTACTATTCgctatattttctattctttatatattataagaagACAACATATAATACTTATATAATCTTTTCACtttttaaagaagaagaattcaGCAACAATCAACATATCGATCAGTAaccagaaaataaaattaaaacagtaAAATTTATTGGTTCAATCGTAGCAACGACGCTTCGATTTCCTCAAGTACGTAAACGAGTATCATTGAATCCACTCACATCCATGCGGGTTAGTACTCTTGAACGTGACTTCTAGCGGAAAATTCCAGACTGCCAGATTTCGTGGATCGTTGCTGCACTTGCACATCTGCGTCAAACCTTCCTCGATGCCCTAAACGGGGTTACACAAGTCACTAAACGATCGACGATAAAATTCCGCCTTTGAAATCGATAGAATACTGCGTCTAGTCGACGCGACAGCGTGTCAGATAGGTAAGCAGAATAACTCACGGCAACTACGCTCCATTCGGGACCAAAGTGAAATCCATATTTGCAGTAGGCGTTGTCAACATCGTAAAATTCTGCGTGTTCGATGGATCCTGTGATCGAGAGGAAGAATTCACCTTCGACTGACATGACCAACTTACGTAAGAATCTAATCCAATTAGATTCACAAACTCACAGAAAGAAAAACTAACTTAGATTCACGATATTTGTTTATTCCTAGTATCGTTAAAATACATCGACGTAGTACAATCACTAAAAGGTACTGGAACACTTATCagagaaaatgtttatttcgaACTTTCGATCAATATAACTTCGTTAGGATGCTGATGAAATGTCCAAATCTTTTGTACGAAGCACGCAATAGATTCAcagaaatactttttataatgaGAGTTCAATTATTTTAGCGAGGAAGGTTCTATGAACGAAAAGTTACTAATAGTAGGCTTATTTGTACTGATCGGAGCTTTGTGTACGATTAAGCGAATCGGTTGTCGTGGTAACGAAGCATGCGCTTCCATTTTCCATAGCATGTGGTTCATTTCAACGGTCAAAAGACGCGGTTGCTAAATATAGATGGGATCTTCCCCTTTAGTATTCAGAAGGCGTTGGCTCTGTTATCTAATATCTACAACAGCTTGCATTATTCTGGTAAACGTAGTCTTGACATAGTATGAAATATTAGGAGAAATTATAAGGTACTTTAATTCACGGAGAGACGAAG carries:
- the LOC132913367 gene encoding B9 domain-containing protein 1-like, producing the protein MSVEGEFFLSITGSIEHAEFYDVDNAYCKYGFHFGPEWSVVAGIEEGLTQMCKCSNDPRNLAVWNFPLEVTFKSTNPHGWPQLIMSVYGLDIFGHDVIRGYGVCHLPLKTGQHEKRISVYVPESSSALQRFAAWLTGRRPELIDPAILATGDGRELTRMRVEGIVTVTFNVVLKDFFKLGYNNGEQRNK